In Oryza sativa Japonica Group chromosome 1, ASM3414082v1, the genomic stretch GCGAGCCGGCCCGGCTGGTgtacctcgccggcgacgacaggGACAGGGCGgtgttcctcctcgccgtcgaccggAGCGAGGCGCCGCGAGGCTGGTCGCTGTGGATGGTCAGGCTCAaggcagaagaagaagaagaagaagacaagggGGAGCTGAGGTACAAGATCATGGTGGCCGCCAATGGCGGCGTGCTGTCGCTGGTCGGCGAGACGGAGAGCGTGGGGCGGCTGACGGCGCCGTACAGGGCGAGCTCCTTCCTGTTCGTCCCGGGCGCCATGCTGGATGCTCCCCCTGAGGCTGAGGGCCTCCTCGTCTTCGTCGAGCTCAAGTGAGCTCAATTAGCGCTGTTGCAATACGTATTACAAGTTCATTAGAGTCTACTGATAGTGATATCTCCATTGATGGGATCATGCAAGTGTGCAAATAGATATACAATTGTTCTGAATcgattatttgaaaaaaaaaaaaagaacaagctCAACAGAGGCTATAATGGATGCCTTGTGGATATTGGCCAACAGGGACAAGTCCATCATAtaggttcagacttcagacctCTTCTCCTGATAGGAGTTTCAGATGCTGTGCTGCATGCAACAAAAGTTAGCAGCAATTTTTTCTGTATTCGTATACATGAATCTAGAAGCCGACACGTGGATGCGAAGGTTGTGCCAAAGAAAATACTGTGACAAGTTGTGTGCATTATACGATCCTAACTACTGTATCATGGCTATATTTATAGGTGCTTGCGATCGAATAACTTGCTTTGAAAGCATGCAAGAACCCAACTATACATCTTTAGGCGCAAAATTCCCATCTTTATGGTGCTTGGTGCCATGAACTGACCTTAGTGGCAATGAATGATTATTACTGATCTGAGAAAGCCTACGATATCTTCAGACTTGAGGCATCAATATACAGAAAATGACAACTCAACACGACACACTCCCTcaacatcatcttcttctttgctATGGGTCTTCAGTGCAAAACCAAAAGTTCATCTTTTCAAGGGCAAATCATTGAGTAGTACATTGCTGATAAGTGATAACATGCGTAATCAGTCGGCTTCTTGTTATCATCATCAAAAGAGACACAACAATCGTCAGTAGCGACTGACTGGCACTTGATTGTTGGTTGATTGCCTCATGTTCAGCTTAACTGAATCAATTGACCAGTATGCACGTGTTATGTTGCTTGTTTGTAGGTAGTTAGTTAGCAACAACAACACGAGTTAATTGTACTTATAAATCACATTGCAATCTTGGCATGACTCAACAGCTCACTTTTGGTGAAATGATCAGTAGTGACCGAAGCCAAAAGCATCTATCTGCGACCCAAGAAAAAGGTGGTCAGCTACCCCGTCCattggagtggagtggagatATGGTGGAGCAGAACAAGAGGGCGAGGGCCAATGGCGAGGTcaagcaggagcagcagcaagaggaagaagaagaggttgAGGAAGGAGAAGTGAGCCAAGAAGAAACCCAAAGGACGGGAGCTTTCCCTCTGGTGACCATGGCCGCCATGGAGCagacggaggaggagacgcAGATCGACGTCAGGATCGCCGTCGCCTTGCTCCACTGCCATGCTTGCCTCCAACCTCTCAAGCCTCCCGTCTTCAAGGTCACTGCTCTCTGTTGATCTAATTCGGATGCAAAGATTCCTATCTTGATCCTTCTTTCTCACCCTCTCTTCTTAACTTCTCAAGACTTTGATAGAGCGAGGCTTGTGTTGATTATAAGGGTTAGGTTTTGAACGATCTCGGCCATGTTTCTTTGTTGGCCTAGGATTATAATCCTGTAATTTTTTCCTACTCTATCTATCAATAGAATTTCACACTATGTtgtgcgagtcgttaaaaaaaagattCCTATCTcgatttaatttcttcttgttcttcttgttgttgtgttTGTGATTAATTGCAGTGCGATGAGGCGCATATCGTGTGCTCCGGCTGCCGCTGCGGCCACCATGGGCAGCTgtgcggtggcgccgccgtgtACAGCCACTGCGCCGAGCTGGACGCCATCGTCGCCACTGCCAAGGTGCCGTGCGCCCACGCGCCGTACGGCTGCAGCAGCTACGTCGTGTACGCGGGCGTCGCCGACcaccagcgcgcgtgcccgtgCGCGCCATGCTCCTGCCCGGAGCCCGGCTGCCGCTTCCGCAGCTCGCCAGCGGCGCTCCccggccacctcgccgccggccactccTGGCCCGTCGCCgagatcgcctacgggaagccgcgCAAgctcgccgtgccgccgcccgcccacgTCCTCGTCGGGGAGGCCGACCGCGCCGTGTTCCTCGTGTCGTCGTGCGCcgtcggcgcgggcgccgcggTGTGCGTGGTCTGCGTCagggcgaacggcggcggcgacaacgcggcggcggtggcgcggtacAAGTGCAAGTTGTGGGTGGAGGTGCCTAGCAACGACGACAACATGGCCATGATGACGTCGATGGTGAGGAGcagcgacctcgccggcgggtTCCCGGCGGCGGACAAGGGGATGCTGCTGTGGGTGCCGCCGGAGATGCTGCACGGCGtgcccggcggcgaggcggccatCCTCAGCATCCGCATTGATAGAGCTGCTGCTGCCACGCCCAAGTTCACGACTACACGAGCCAGGTCCCAGAAGGGAATGCACTGAAGCTTAGGGTCTCCAGCGTTTCGGTTTTGATTTTTAGCACTAGATAAGCTATTAACGAAATTACTTTGGATTTACTTATTTCTTTAAGGAgcttatatataaaattattttagacAAAACATACCGTTCAATATTTTGGAATGCGTGCTAATTTGATCTTTGAAGCTGTGGGAAAGAATGCAACCTAGTACTGTAGAATGGTTTATCTTTTGCATGTCTAGCCAATAAGTAATACACAACTCATGAATATTGTAGAAATTTTGCAAGAATTTCACGgaaaaacagtaaaacagttgaattCCCGCAGTAATTTGTGGGTGGATCCCATCATTCCCATGTCTGTAAAAGGAAGTCTACTGCACCAGGAATTGGACACAAAATTCATCACCTGCATTTCAATGCCAAGCAGTGCCGCTTCACTTCAATACTACCATCTGTGTTCCAGTCAGGACTTCAGAACGTATGACAAAAGATGGTATGTAGTAGTATGAAGTATGAACTTGAATGACTCCATGCTAATTTTCTATTATGTTGTTTCCGCTGTTGAAAATAGttctgggtgtgtttagttctttgggtgtaaagtttttaaagtatacggacacacatttgaagtattaaacgtagactaataataaaacaaattacagattccgtatgtaaactgcgagacgaatttattaagcctaattaatttgtcattagcaaatatttattgtagcgtcatattgtcaaatcatggcgtaattaggcttaaaagattcatctcgcaatttacatgcaaggtgtacaattggtttttttccacatttaatgtaTCCATGCATGtatcaaacatttgatgtgatgtttttagccAAAATTTTTTAGATCTAAACAAGGCCAGATATACTATTGATCTGAATCCATCATCCACAAAATGTACAAGCTCAACAGAATGACAGATGATGATGAGGGCCTTTTATGGGTTGTGGCCAACAGAGACCACTCAATCCATAGGTTCAGGCCACAGCACGGGATTGCTAACTTCTTGAGGGTGTTTGCCTGTTTGGTTTAGAGACACGTGAAATGGGATCAGTCTTTAAAATTAATATTCTTCCCTTAGGTTCATGCCAGCCTTATACAGTGAAAATCGACGGAGTAATCTAACTGACTTCTCTCTCGCTAACATACGGACCACATTATCCTATCTCTCAAAAACAAGATAATCCCATTTCTCATGTTGTATGGATAGTTAGGATCTTCCCCTCTAAATGCGAGGATGAGTCAAGTTCATTCTACTTCGTTCCTAATCCAAACGCACGCTAACTCTTCCAAGTTTTAGTCTTTACAAAATAACCACCGTTCAATGCTACCATTGAGTTGCAATCATGACCACAACGCAGTAGAAATTCAGTATATCAATCATTCAGGTCTTGAGGAGGCAACACAAGGATGTTGTATGAGAAATGAGACCTTTCACGGTGTTTGCATTTCAAAAAGAGTAAAGAGTCAACGCTTCATAATGAAAAGTACCCTGTAAAAGGTATTTGAGTATTGGCATAGGCACTTTACACATTGTTCTTTGCTCcatgttcccaacccctctccctcgtattccgcgcgcacgcttttcaaactgctaaacggtgtgttttttgcaaaaattttctataggaaagttgcttaaaaaaatcaaattaatctattttttaaaaaattattaatacttagttaatcacgtgctaatgaacCGCTCCCTTTTCCGTGTGGAGGAGATGGGTTCCAAACCAGGgcatgcgaacacagccttaggtaCCAAGGGCAAAAAGATAAATTTGCTAGTAGAGATGAGAGGAAAGAGTTGTCTGCAAATTTAGATCGGTACCGCGTCGGCACCAGTTAAGTTGTTTgcatgatactccctccgtcccaaaataagtgcagttttgcactatccACGTTTAACGTTtggccgttcgtcttatttgaaatttttttatgattattatttgtattactattagatgataaaacatgaatagtactttatgtgtgactaaatatttttaaatttttcacaatttttttgaataagacgaacgatcaaatgttggacacggatatccacgactgcacttttttttggacggaggtagtactagcaTTAAAGTTCTAATTTACGTGGTTTTCTCTAGATTTATATTTTGTTCCCAAGAATATCGTAGAACTCTTCCCATTAATTATCCATTACGTTATTTGCATAGTTATtttgatatttatattttgttccCAAGAACATCAAATATCACTCAAGGTTTACGTCAATTTAAGTTTTGCATTTTATTCATGGAAAACATAAACTGTAGATAAAATATTTCTAATGATTGCATCCATCTGAACATGCTATGGTAGGTTAACAAACAAGATACCAGAGCTTCTCTCTCGACCCTATATCCTTCAGGTT encodes the following:
- the LOC112937615 gene encoding E3 ubiquitin-protein ligase SINA-like 5; the protein is MTQQLTFGEMISSDRSQKHLSATQEKGGQLPRPLEWSGDMVEQNKRARANGEVKQEQQQEEEEEVEEGEVSQEETQRTGAFPLVTMAAMEQTEEETQIDVRIAVALLHCHACLQPLKPPVFKCDEAHIVCSGCRCGHHGQLCGGAAVYSHCAELDAIVATAKVPCAHAPYGCSSYVVYAGVADHQRACPCAPCSCPEPGCRFRSSPAALPGHLAAGHSWPVAEIAYGKPRKLAVPPPAHVLVGEADRAVFLVSSCAVGAGAAVCVVCVRANGGGDNAAAVARYKCKLWVEVPSNDDNMAMMTSMVRSSDLAGGFPAADKGMLLWVPPEMLHGVPGGEAAILSIRIDRAAAATPKFTTTRARSQKGMH